A genomic segment from Janthinobacterium sp. 64 encodes:
- a CDS encoding methyl-accepting chemotaxis protein — MSKLKISTRLAFSFGLIIVLLAMVAFVSISRIRNINASTEKIVNDRYVKVMLSNTIQSEVNVQARLLSIAIIGANDADEVSSSVAKVQASIKKNVELLARLKTLVNTPKGQELLQAVMSSRATYGKTRDANIKLLQEGKSETAGIFLLTQLRYPQEKFLTALAAMASFQESLMESEGKQAAADGRMAIILTLSLSLAATAIAIVLAVLISRSISRPIAEAVEVAQRVAAGDLSVTIDARGNDETGLLLRALKEMNDNLQDIVARVRHGTDAIAHGSREIASGNMDLSSRTEQQASSLEETASSMEELTSTVKQNGENARQANQMAQSASSVASKGGQVVAEVITTMDSINASSRKIVDIISVIDGIAFQTNILALNAAVEAARAGEQGRGFAVVATEVRNLAHRSAAAAKEIKILIDDSVHQVSLGSTLVNQAGSTMEEIVNSVRRVTDIMAEITSASNEQEAGIEQINQAITEMDAVTQQNAALVEEAAAASEALQDQAGILAEAVSVFKLDGMQALPPVPVPAIRAPAKPAAAPRVTATASAAPARKADKAVAQAAVAETEWEEY; from the coding sequence ATGTCCAAGCTTAAAATCAGTACCCGTTTGGCCTTCAGTTTCGGCCTGATCATTGTCCTGCTTGCCATGGTGGCATTTGTTTCCATCAGCCGCATCCGCAACATCAATGCCTCGACGGAAAAAATTGTCAATGACCGCTATGTCAAGGTCATGCTGTCCAATACGATACAGTCCGAGGTCAATGTCCAGGCCCGTCTCCTGAGCATCGCCATCATCGGTGCCAACGATGCCGACGAAGTCAGCAGTTCCGTGGCCAAGGTGCAGGCGTCGATCAAGAAGAACGTGGAATTGCTGGCGCGACTGAAAACCCTGGTCAATACGCCCAAAGGCCAGGAGCTGCTCCAGGCCGTGATGAGCAGCCGCGCAACGTATGGCAAGACGCGCGATGCGAATATCAAGCTGTTACAAGAAGGCAAATCGGAAACGGCGGGCATTTTCCTGCTGACACAGCTGCGCTATCCGCAAGAAAAATTCCTGACGGCATTGGCGGCCATGGCCAGCTTCCAGGAATCACTGATGGAAAGCGAAGGCAAGCAAGCCGCCGCCGACGGACGCATGGCCATCATCCTGACCCTGTCGCTGTCGCTCGCCGCGACGGCCATCGCCATCGTGCTGGCCGTCCTGATCAGCCGCTCGATCAGCCGGCCCATAGCCGAAGCCGTCGAGGTGGCGCAACGGGTGGCGGCCGGCGATTTGTCGGTCACCATCGATGCGCGCGGCAACGATGAAACGGGCCTGCTGCTGCGCGCCCTGAAAGAGATGAACGACAATCTGCAAGACATCGTGGCCCGCGTGCGCCATGGCACGGATGCCATCGCACACGGCTCGCGCGAAATCGCCTCCGGCAATATGGACCTGTCCTCGCGCACGGAGCAACAGGCCAGTTCGCTGGAAGAAACGGCCTCGTCGATGGAGGAACTGACCTCGACCGTCAAGCAGAATGGCGAAAACGCGCGCCAGGCCAACCAGATGGCGCAATCGGCCTCCAGCGTGGCCAGCAAGGGCGGCCAGGTAGTGGCGGAAGTCATCACGACCATGGATTCGATCAATGCCTCGTCGAGGAAAATCGTCGACATCATCAGCGTCATCGACGGCATCGCCTTCCAGACCAATATCCTGGCCCTGAATGCGGCCGTGGAAGCGGCCAGGGCGGGCGAGCAGGGCCGCGGCTTTGCCGTCGTCGCCACGGAAGTGCGCAACCTGGCCCACCGCTCTGCCGCAGCAGCCAAGGAAATCAAGATCCTCATCGACGATTCCGTGCATCAGGTCAGTCTCGGCAGCACCCTCGTGAACCAGGCGGGCAGCACCATGGAAGAGATCGTCAACAGCGTGCGCCGCGTCACGGACATCATGGCCGAGATCACGTCCGCCAGCAACGAACAGGAAGCGGGGATTGAACAGATCAACCAGGCCATCACGGAAATGGATGCCGTGACACAGCAAAATGCCGCCCTCGTGGAAGAAGCGGCAGCCGCGTCCGAAGCGTTGCAGGATCAGGCCGGCATCCTGGCCGAAGCCGTCAGCGTGTTCAAGCTCGACGGCATGCAAGCGCTGCCACCGGTTCCGGTTCCAGCCATCCGCGCGCCAGCCAAGCCTGCCGCCGCGCCACGCGTCACGGCCACTGCCAGTGCCGCACCGGCCAGGAAAGCAGACAAGGCGGTCGCACAGGCCGCGGTCGCCGAGACCGAGTGGGAAGAGTACTGA
- the mog gene encoding molybdopterin adenylyltransferase produces the protein MTTIEDELIIGLVSISDRASGGVYEDLGIPALESWLSAAIRTPFRLEKRLIPDERSQIENTLIDMVDLNHCHLILTTGGTGPARRDVTPDATLSVGSKEMPGFGEQMRQISLQFVPTAILSRQVAVIRETPERACLIMNLPGQPKAIKETLEGLKDADGVQLVNGIFAAVPYCIDLIGGPYMETDPAICKAFRPKSALRPAQPLPEENT, from the coding sequence ATGACCACGATAGAAGACGAATTGATTATCGGCCTCGTGTCGATCTCGGACCGCGCCAGCGGCGGCGTGTATGAAGACCTGGGCATCCCCGCGCTGGAAAGCTGGCTGTCTGCCGCCATCCGTACGCCGTTCCGCCTGGAAAAGCGGCTGATCCCGGACGAGCGCTCGCAGATTGAAAACACCTTGATCGACATGGTCGACCTGAACCACTGCCATTTGATACTGACGACGGGCGGCACGGGGCCGGCGCGGCGCGATGTGACGCCGGACGCCACGCTCAGCGTCGGAAGCAAGGAAATGCCCGGTTTCGGCGAACAGATGCGCCAGATCAGCCTGCAATTCGTGCCGACGGCGATTTTGTCGCGCCAGGTGGCCGTGATCCGCGAGACGCCCGAGCGCGCTTGCCTGATCATGAACTTGCCCGGCCAGCCGAAAGCCATCAAGGAAACCCTGGAAGGCTTGAAGGACGCCGACGGCGTGCAACTGGTCAACGGCATCTTTGCCGCCGTGCCATATTGCATCGACCTCATCGGCGGTCCCTACATGGAAACCGATCCGGCCATCTGCAAGGCCTTCCGTCCGAAATCGGCGCTGCGTCCGGCGCAACCTTTACCTGAGGAAAATACATGA
- the yjgA gene encoding ribosome biogenesis factor YjgA, protein MPNPNRGACGFQSTEFEQEYERPSKSELKRQMTVLQKLGEELVNEARDRVKRVPMPEDVRDAILECQQIKDHEGRRRQLQYVGKKMRTLDEEEVAAIQRTIDSWKGLSKADTANMHAMERRRDKLLTDDKALTVLLSENPELDVQHLRTLIRNARKEQAENKPPKAYREIFQILKEIAKKKNGGKKDADEDDVEGDEDE, encoded by the coding sequence ATGCCAAATCCAAACCGGGGAGCTTGCGGCTTCCAATCCACCGAATTCGAACAGGAATATGAACGTCCGTCGAAGTCGGAACTCAAGCGCCAGATGACCGTCCTGCAAAAGCTGGGCGAAGAACTCGTCAATGAAGCACGCGACCGCGTCAAGCGCGTCCCGATGCCGGAAGACGTGCGCGACGCCATTCTCGAATGCCAGCAAATCAAGGATCACGAAGGCCGCCGCCGCCAGCTGCAATACGTGGGCAAGAAAATGCGCACCCTGGATGAAGAAGAAGTTGCCGCCATCCAACGCACCATCGATAGCTGGAAAGGCTTGTCGAAAGCCGATACGGCCAATATGCACGCGATGGAACGCCGCCGCGACAAGCTGTTGACGGACGACAAGGCGTTGACCGTCTTGCTGTCGGAAAACCCGGAGCTGGACGTGCAACACCTGCGCACCCTGATCCGCAATGCCCGCAAGGAGCAAGCCGAGAACAAGCCGCCGAAAGCCTACCGCGAAATCTTCCAGATCTTGAAAGAGATCGCCAAGAAGAAAAACGGCGGCAAGAAAGATGCCGACGAAGATGACGTTGAAGGCGACGAAGACGAATAA
- a CDS encoding M14 family metallopeptidase: protein MTIKISQQFDAGAIEVLRADDAHSIELNIRKDSHADITQWFYFRLQGAQGEACTIRFMNAGKSAYPDGWKDYQAVASYDRETWFRVPTSFDGTVMTIEHTPEEESVYYAYFEPYPWDRHLALIDSAQASPLVRLIDLGSTVEGRDMNLLVVGDADAEKKVWVIARQHPGETMAEWFVEGMLEALLDQANPFARQCLQDAVFYVVPNMNPDGSVHGNLRTNAAGANLNREWMTPTMERSPEVFLVKQKMHEIGCDLFLDVHGDEGLPYVFVAGSDALENFTPAQKAEQDRFIADFKVASPDFQDEHGYEDGPFTPEVLTMGSPHITHAFGCLALTLELPFKDNANDPDPQTGWSGARSAALGAAVLQPILSTLRA from the coding sequence ATGACCATTAAAATCAGCCAGCAATTCGACGCCGGCGCGATCGAGGTGCTGCGCGCCGACGATGCCCACTCCATCGAGCTGAACATCCGCAAGGATTCCCACGCCGACATCACGCAGTGGTTTTACTTCCGCCTGCAAGGCGCGCAAGGCGAGGCGTGCACGATCCGCTTCATGAATGCCGGCAAGTCGGCCTATCCTGACGGCTGGAAAGATTACCAGGCCGTGGCCAGCTATGACCGCGAAACCTGGTTCCGCGTGCCGACCAGCTTTGACGGCACGGTGATGACCATCGAACATACGCCGGAAGAAGAAAGCGTGTACTACGCCTACTTCGAACCGTATCCATGGGACCGCCACCTGGCCCTGATCGACAGCGCGCAAGCGTCGCCGCTGGTGCGCCTGATCGACCTGGGCAGCACCGTGGAAGGCCGCGACATGAATCTGCTGGTCGTCGGCGACGCCGATGCCGAGAAAAAAGTCTGGGTCATCGCGCGCCAGCATCCCGGTGAAACGATGGCCGAATGGTTTGTGGAAGGCATGCTCGAGGCCTTGCTGGACCAGGCCAATCCATTTGCCCGCCAGTGCCTGCAAGACGCCGTCTTCTACGTGGTGCCGAACATGAACCCGGACGGTTCCGTGCATGGCAACCTGCGCACCAACGCGGCCGGCGCCAACCTGAACCGCGAATGGATGACGCCGACCATGGAGCGCAGCCCGGAAGTGTTCCTGGTGAAACAGAAGATGCATGAAATCGGCTGCGACCTGTTCCTCGACGTGCATGGCGACGAAGGTCTGCCATATGTATTCGTGGCTGGCAGCGACGCGCTGGAAAACTTCACGCCGGCACAAAAAGCCGAGCAAGACCGCTTCATTGCCGACTTCAAGGTGGCCAGCCCCGACTTCCAGGACGAGCACGGCTATGAAGACGGCCCGTTCACGCCGGAAGTGCTGACCATGGGTTCGCCCCACATCACGCACGCGTTCGGCTGCCTGGCACTGACCCTGGAACTGCCGTTCAAGGACAATGCCAACGATCCCGACCCACAAACGGGCTGGAGCGGCGCCCGCAGCGCCGCCCTGGGCGCGGCCGTGCTGCAGCCTATCCTGTCGACCTTGCGCGCCTGA
- a CDS encoding alpha/beta hydrolase, which yields MSTLLETIQLDSAPNPTVSIIWMHGLGADGNDFVPLVKELDLRGCPAIRFIFPSAGTMPVTINNGYVMRAWYDIRENDLVRREDEAGLRASQAQIEALITREKARGIPASRIILAGFSQGCAMTLQTGLRHAEPLAGLMCLSGYLPLADKTAAERTPASLETPIFMAHGTADPVVPVGRAQQSRDLLTGMGYKVEWHEYMMQHSLCQEEIDAIGAWLKKVLA from the coding sequence ATGAGCACCTTGCTGGAAACCATACAACTCGACAGCGCCCCGAACCCCACCGTTTCCATCATCTGGATGCACGGCCTGGGCGCCGACGGCAATGACTTCGTGCCCCTGGTAAAAGAACTCGATTTGCGCGGCTGTCCCGCCATCCGTTTCATTTTCCCCAGTGCCGGCACCATGCCCGTCACCATCAACAACGGCTACGTGATGCGCGCCTGGTACGACATCCGCGAAAACGACCTGGTGCGCCGCGAAGATGAGGCTGGACTGCGCGCCTCGCAAGCCCAAATCGAGGCGCTGATCACGCGCGAAAAGGCGCGCGGCATCCCCGCCAGCCGCATCATCCTGGCCGGCTTCTCGCAAGGCTGCGCCATGACCCTGCAAACGGGCTTGCGCCATGCGGAACCGCTGGCCGGCCTGATGTGTCTGTCCGGCTACCTGCCGCTGGCCGACAAGACGGCAGCCGAGCGCACGCCGGCCAGCCTGGAAACGCCGATCTTCATGGCGCACGGCACGGCCGACCCCGTGGTGCCGGTCGGCCGCGCGCAACAGTCGCGCGACTTGCTCACCGGCATGGGCTACAAGGTGGAATGGCATGAATACATGATGCAGCACTCGCTGTGCCAGGAAGAGATCGACGCCATCGGCGCGTGGCTGAAAAAAGTCCTCGCCTAA
- the pmbA gene encoding metalloprotease PmbA — translation MNDSVFTHSQEQLQQLARDVLSFAREAGGTDAAVEVSEGGGLSVSVRKGKIETIEQNKDKGMGVTVFVGKKRGNASTSDFSPSALRATVDAAYNIARFTAEDDCAGLADADLLEMSPRDLQLFYPWRISAEEAVVLAQRAEAAAFAVDPRITNSEGASVHVQQSHFVSANSRGFIGGYPFSRHTLSVAPIAGKGAKMQRDDWYSSVRDAAKMASPEAIGRYAAERALSRLNARKLGTRTCPVLFEAPLAAGLLGTYVQATSGGALYRKSTFLNDSLGTQVLPSHVQIFEDPHVIGGVGSAPFDEEGVKTVSRDVVKDGVVQGYFLSTYTARKLGMQTTGNAGGSHNLYLTSSQTAATDDFVAMLKKLGTGLLVTELMGQGTNYVTGDYSRGASGFWVENGVIQYPVEEITIAGNMKDMLRNIVAVGADVLRRGTKETGSILIESMVVAGG, via the coding sequence ATGAACGACTCCGTATTTACCCATAGTCAAGAGCAATTGCAGCAACTGGCCCGTGATGTGTTGTCTTTTGCGCGGGAAGCGGGCGGTACCGACGCTGCCGTCGAAGTCAGCGAAGGCGGTGGCCTGTCCGTTTCTGTACGAAAAGGCAAGATCGAGACGATCGAGCAAAACAAGGACAAGGGCATGGGCGTGACCGTGTTTGTCGGCAAGAAACGCGGCAATGCCAGCACCTCCGATTTTTCGCCATCGGCCCTGCGCGCCACGGTGGACGCCGCCTACAATATCGCCCGCTTCACGGCCGAGGACGATTGCGCGGGCCTGGCCGACGCCGACCTGCTGGAAATGTCTCCCCGCGACTTGCAACTGTTCTATCCATGGCGCATTTCCGCCGAGGAAGCCGTCGTGCTGGCCCAGCGGGCCGAAGCGGCTGCATTTGCCGTCGACCCGCGCATCACGAATAGCGAGGGCGCCAGCGTGCACGTGCAGCAATCGCACTTTGTGTCCGCCAATTCACGCGGCTTCATCGGCGGCTATCCGTTTTCGCGCCACACCCTGTCCGTGGCGCCCATCGCCGGCAAGGGCGCCAAGATGCAGCGCGACGACTGGTATTCGTCCGTGCGCGACGCCGCCAAAATGGCTAGCCCGGAAGCCATCGGCCGCTACGCCGCCGAGCGCGCCCTGTCGCGCCTGAATGCGCGCAAACTGGGCACGCGCACTTGCCCCGTGCTGTTCGAAGCGCCGCTGGCTGCCGGGCTGCTCGGTACCTATGTGCAAGCGACCTCGGGTGGCGCCCTGTACCGCAAATCCACTTTCCTGAACGACTCGCTGGGTACGCAAGTGCTGCCCTCGCACGTGCAGATCTTCGAAGATCCGCACGTGATCGGCGGCGTCGGTTCCGCGCCGTTCGATGAAGAGGGCGTGAAAACCGTCAGCCGCGACGTCGTCAAGGATGGCGTGGTGCAAGGCTATTTCCTGTCGACCTACACGGCCCGCAAGCTGGGCATGCAGACGACGGGCAACGCGGGTGGCTCGCACAATCTGTACCTGACGTCCAGCCAGACGGCCGCCACCGATGATTTCGTTGCCATGCTGAAAAAGCTGGGCACGGGCTTGCTGGTGACGGAACTGATGGGGCAGGGAACGAACTACGTGACGGGCGACTATTCGCGCGGCGCGTCCGGTTTTTGGGTGGAAAATGGCGTGATTCAGTATCCGGTGGAAGAAATCACCATCGCCGGCAACATGAAAGACATGCTGCGCAACATCGTCGCCGTGGGCGCCGACGTCTTGCGCCGCGGCACCAAAGAGACCGGTTCCATCCTCATCGAGAGCATGGTGGTGGCGGGCGGCTGA